One window of the Devosia sp. 2618 genome contains the following:
- a CDS encoding D-amino acid dehydrogenase yields MSDIRAIGRDRLDIIVIGAGVVGVSCAWRLAQDGHRVRILDKASDTATGTSFANGGQLSYSYVAPLADPSVWGQLPKLLTDPDSPVRFRPGFELFQYRWLAQFMAACTPRRAARTIDQLGRLADLSKQVLHGNAALSSLAFDWTQTGKLVVYSSEKSFAAARTYAEQQAANGTDKRALSAEACLSLEPALASIAHRLVGGLYSPGDEAGDTYLFTQGMAKLLEPGSILLGTEVTGFVRDGRTVKAVRTNKGDMEADLFILAAGIASRPLGSMLGLDLPIYPLKGYSATAPIGAEAAVPDFSITDAARKVVYARLGSTLRLAGAADLVGHSLDIDRQRTDKLIADAKTDFPDAADWDQSRLWAGQRPATPTGMPLLGPKGADNLILNTGHGALGFTLALGAAESIARHISGEAGGVDLSNWW; encoded by the coding sequence TTGTCAGATATACGAGCCATTGGGAGGGATAGATTGGATATTATTGTCATAGGCGCTGGCGTTGTGGGCGTAAGTTGCGCATGGCGTTTGGCACAAGATGGCCACCGCGTGCGCATACTGGACAAGGCCTCCGATACTGCGACGGGAACCAGCTTCGCCAATGGCGGTCAGCTGAGCTATTCCTACGTCGCGCCACTGGCCGATCCGTCGGTCTGGGGTCAATTGCCCAAGCTGCTGACCGACCCTGATTCCCCGGTCCGCTTTCGCCCCGGATTTGAGCTGTTTCAGTACCGCTGGCTGGCCCAGTTCATGGCCGCCTGTACACCGAGGCGCGCGGCTCGAACCATCGATCAGCTGGGCCGTCTGGCCGATCTGAGCAAGCAGGTTCTGCACGGCAATGCTGCGCTCTCCAGCCTCGCGTTTGACTGGACGCAGACCGGCAAACTGGTGGTCTATTCTAGCGAAAAAAGCTTCGCTGCTGCGCGCACTTATGCCGAACAACAGGCCGCCAATGGCACCGATAAGCGCGCTTTGTCGGCCGAGGCATGCCTGTCGCTGGAGCCTGCTCTGGCCTCCATCGCGCACCGACTGGTCGGCGGACTTTATTCCCCAGGCGACGAAGCCGGCGACACCTATCTGTTCACGCAAGGCATGGCCAAATTGTTGGAGCCCGGGTCCATCCTGCTGGGCACCGAAGTCACCGGATTTGTGCGGGACGGGCGGACGGTCAAAGCCGTCCGGACCAACAAGGGCGACATGGAGGCCGACCTGTTCATTCTGGCCGCGGGCATTGCCTCGCGCCCCTTGGGAAGCATGCTCGGCCTCGACCTGCCGATTTATCCCCTCAAAGGCTATAGCGCGACCGCCCCCATCGGCGCCGAAGCCGCAGTCCCAGACTTCAGCATCACCGACGCCGCCCGCAAAGTCGTCTATGCGCGATTGGGATCGACCCTGCGCCTCGCCGGAGCCGCCGATCTCGTCGGCCACAGCCTCGATATCGACCGCCAGCGCACCGACAAGCTCATCGCCGACGCCAAAACCGACTTCCCCGACGCCGCCGATTGGGACCAGTCACGCCTATGGGCCGGACAACGCCCCGCCACCCCCACCGGCATGCCCCTCCTCGGCCCCAAGGGCGCCGACAACCTCATCCTAAACACCGGCCACGGCGCCCTGGGCTTCACCCTCGCCCTCGGTGCGGCAGAAAGCATCGCCCGCCACATCAGCGGCGAAGCAGGAGGCGTGGATCTGTCGAACTGGTGGTAA
- a CDS encoding TRAP transporter fused permease subunit, which translates to MTDRATSPAASAATPDELAKIVAEADTGGRAPRSRPAQLVLFVVPLLWALFQLWYASPLPYQLRIGVFNATEARAIHLAFALFLVFAAYPATKNAPRDYVPWYEWFLGLLAAGCAAYIFVFQAELARRPGLATAMDLGVAIVGMLLLLEAARRALGPALPIVGILFLCYAFFGPYLPDLFAHRGASIPRAATQYWLTSEGVFGVALGVSTAFVFLFVLFGSLLEKAGAGNYFIKVAFALLGHFRGGPAKAAVLGSAATGLISGSSVANVVTTGTFTIPLMKRVGYPAVKAGAIEVSASVNGQILPPVMGAAAFLIAEYVGIPYSEVVRHAIIPAVLTYISLFYVVDIEARKHHLVGLPRQRHRSNLMSMALFGMTAAAFVIFCWLVGFALGWTRELFGQYATWGVVIGTTVLYLVLLAIRSRFPDLAEDDPNDPDLTLPDTVKVAPTGIHYILPVFILVWCLMVEQMSPGLAAFYGICALIILVVTQKPLLAMFRGTANLFGEFKSGVSDLLEGMVAGSRNMVGIAIATAAAGIIVGTVSLTGIGLVMTEIVISVSGGNLLIMLLMTALICMILGLGMPTTANYVVVATLIAPVIVDVAALNGLAVALVAVHLYVFYFGLMADVTPPVGLASFAASAISRADPVRTGVQAFRYEMRTAILPLIFIYNHQLLMIGVTSWWGLGLTIIMSLIGMLVFVSVTQQIFISRSRIWESAVLLVACVMLFVPGQVMERLVPGTIDSPADEIVLRAEEVPANGFLTVEFAGFDISGNDYTRVVRLPMGEPADGATRLSNAGVQITEFGGTVQVVNVRFRSQAERLGVAIGDDVERVLVDNPDRAPEELVFIPALLLIFGVAFLQWRRREWDQPGLPKIRPAMA; encoded by the coding sequence ATGACAGATCGCGCCACCTCTCCCGCCGCGTCGGCCGCAACGCCAGACGAGTTGGCCAAGATCGTCGCCGAGGCCGATACCGGTGGCCGCGCGCCGCGCAGTCGCCCGGCCCAGCTCGTATTGTTCGTGGTGCCGCTGCTGTGGGCGCTGTTTCAGCTGTGGTACGCTTCACCACTGCCTTATCAGTTGCGCATCGGTGTGTTCAACGCCACCGAAGCGCGGGCGATCCATCTGGCCTTCGCGCTGTTCCTCGTGTTTGCCGCGTATCCGGCCACCAAGAATGCGCCGCGCGATTATGTGCCCTGGTATGAGTGGTTCCTGGGCCTGCTGGCTGCAGGTTGCGCCGCCTATATTTTCGTTTTTCAGGCCGAGTTGGCGCGTCGCCCCGGCCTTGCCACCGCCATGGATCTGGGCGTTGCCATTGTCGGCATGCTGTTGCTGCTGGAAGCCGCGCGGCGTGCGCTTGGCCCGGCGCTGCCGATCGTGGGCATCCTGTTCCTGTGCTACGCCTTCTTTGGCCCGTATCTGCCGGATTTGTTCGCCCATCGTGGCGCATCGATTCCGCGCGCTGCGACGCAATACTGGCTGACGTCTGAGGGCGTGTTCGGCGTGGCGCTGGGCGTTTCCACCGCCTTCGTGTTTCTCTTCGTGTTGTTCGGCTCGCTGCTGGAAAAGGCCGGGGCCGGCAATTATTTCATCAAGGTTGCCTTTGCGCTGCTCGGCCACTTCCGGGGCGGTCCGGCCAAGGCCGCAGTGCTCGGCTCGGCTGCGACGGGCCTGATTTCGGGTTCATCGGTCGCCAATGTGGTCACCACCGGCACCTTCACCATTCCGCTGATGAAGCGCGTCGGCTATCCCGCCGTCAAAGCGGGCGCGATCGAGGTTTCGGCCTCGGTCAATGGCCAGATTCTGCCACCGGTGATGGGCGCTGCGGCGTTTCTGATCGCCGAATATGTCGGCATTCCCTATTCGGAAGTGGTGCGCCACGCGATCATTCCGGCGGTGCTGACCTATATTTCGCTGTTCTACGTCGTCGATATCGAAGCGCGTAAGCACCACCTCGTCGGCCTGCCGCGCCAGCGCCACCGCTCCAACCTGATGAGCATGGCGCTGTTCGGCATGACGGCAGCGGCCTTTGTCATCTTCTGCTGGCTGGTGGGCTTTGCGCTCGGCTGGACGCGCGAACTGTTTGGCCAATACGCCACCTGGGGCGTCGTCATCGGCACCACCGTGCTCTATCTCGTGCTGTTGGCGATCCGCTCGCGCTTCCCCGATCTGGCAGAAGACGATCCGAACGATCCCGATCTCACCCTGCCCGATACCGTCAAGGTCGCGCCGACGGGCATCCACTACATCCTGCCGGTGTTCATCCTCGTCTGGTGCCTGATGGTGGAACAGATGTCGCCCGGCCTCGCGGCGTTCTACGGCATCTGTGCGCTGATCATCCTCGTGGTCACCCAGAAGCCGCTGCTGGCCATGTTCCGCGGCACCGCGAACCTGTTTGGCGAGTTCAAGTCGGGCGTCTCGGACCTGCTCGAGGGCATGGTTGCCGGTTCGCGCAACATGGTCGGCATCGCCATCGCGACCGCCGCCGCCGGCATCATTGTCGGCACGGTGTCCCTCACCGGCATTGGCCTCGTCATGACCGAAATCGTCATCTCGGTTTCGGGCGGCAATCTTTTGATCATGCTGCTGATGACGGCGCTGATCTGCATGATCCTTGGCCTCGGCATGCCGACCACGGCCAACTATGTCGTCGTCGCCACCCTGATCGCTCCGGTCATCGTCGATGTGGCGGCGCTCAATGGTCTCGCCGTCGCTTTGGTGGCGGTCCACCTCTATGTGTTCTATTTCGGGCTGATGGCCGACGTGACGCCCCCGGTGGGGCTTGCGTCCTTTGCCGCATCGGCCATTTCGCGCGCCGATCCGGTGCGAACGGGTGTGCAGGCCTTCCGCTATGAAATGCGGACGGCCATCCTGCCGCTGATCTTTATCTACAATCACCAATTGCTGATGATCGGGGTGACCAGTTGGTGGGGATTGGGGCTGACAATTATCATGTCATTGATCGGCATGCTGGTCTTTGTCTCGGTGACGCAGCAGATCTTTATTTCGCGCAGCCGCATCTGGGAAAGCGCGGTGCTGCTGGTCGCCTGCGTCATGCTGTTCGTGCCCGGACAGGTGATGGAACGACTGGTGCCAGGCACCATCGATTCCCCCGCCGATGAGATCGTGCTGCGCGCCGAAGAGGTGCCGGCCAATGGCTTCCTCACGGTCGAGTTTGCCGGCTTTGACATCTCCGGTAATGACTATACGCGCGTCGTTCGCCTGCCGATGGGTGAACCCGCCGATGGGGCGACCCGCCTCTCCAATGCCGGTGTGCAGATCACCGAATTTGGCGGCACGGTTCAGGTGGTCAATGTCCGCTTCCGCAGCCAGGCCGAACGGCTGGGTGTGGCGATCGGCGACGATGTCGAGCGCGTGCTGGTCGACAACCCCGACCGCGCGCCTGAAGAACTCGTCTTCATCCCGGCCCTGCTGCTGATCTTCGGCGTCGCGTTCCTGCAATGGCGCCGCCGCGAATGGGATCAGCCGGGACTGCCGAAAATTCGCCCGGCAATGGCGTAG
- a CDS encoding prolyl oligopeptidase family serine peptidase, protein MTSSATDSLSFEMLYSEPYIIGTLPIGAQWSADGKKLAFLWNDGGHTFRDIWIWDGDSKGLQRLTNLGAGHTSGEPAGIAELAWLSAGRLAFVLDGQLYLSKPDGSVQPLATGQGSVRALAVSPKTGALAFLSGNALLSIDVDAAGPAKILVAGAGFVSVESFNWAPNGQDIVFVEADDTNTRKIEIAYDSGGEAHKDRFTRAFPGDLLTRRRVGLVNVASGATRWFERPDAEDAIWGYGVSPDGASLFVSSSDLSIKHHTIFMFDVATSTRSVFYAVHDPVKIRPDWQVAFAPDGNGLIVLTDRDGFNHLHALPTAGAALEPLTSGPWEIADFAVDAGNGLIYFTANEAHPAERHLYSVSLTGGAVTRLTGAAGIHVPTFTADFSAFADLFSDDMTPPELFVQALPGTNEPVQVTHSPLPAFAEHRWAEVRYVPFKSHVDGAELMARVMLPHGFEANGKHPMVVGSVYSDGLLNQWGGRAAHPSWGIDQYLASRGFVVVSPEIRGSFGRGREWNRAMLNSYGTQDIDDIADCVTTLTDLGYADARRVGLWGSSYGGLMTLMSLFKKPGFYAAGFAGAPATNVWHAYPEQGWIMGLAEGEDFIERYRAQSALFHSEGLEDKLTIIHGTKDEVVLYADTIALVEKLIAQGKKFELVSLPGTGHAWSKHSRTLTRFAYGKLADFFETALKA, encoded by the coding sequence ATGACGTCCAGCGCCACCGATAGCCTGTCCTTTGAAATGCTCTATAGCGAGCCCTACATCATCGGGACGCTGCCCATCGGCGCCCAATGGTCTGCCGATGGCAAAAAGCTCGCCTTCCTGTGGAACGATGGCGGGCACACGTTCCGCGATATCTGGATTTGGGATGGGGACAGCAAGGGCCTGCAGCGGCTGACAAACCTTGGCGCTGGGCACACCAGCGGCGAGCCAGCCGGCATCGCCGAACTAGCCTGGCTGAGTGCAGGCCGCCTGGCCTTCGTGCTGGATGGCCAGCTCTATCTTTCCAAGCCAGACGGCTCCGTCCAGCCACTGGCAACCGGGCAGGGCAGCGTTCGCGCCCTCGCCGTCTCGCCCAAGACTGGCGCTCTGGCTTTCCTGAGCGGCAACGCCCTCTTGTCCATCGATGTCGACGCTGCGGGACCGGCCAAAATCCTCGTCGCCGGCGCAGGCTTCGTCAGTGTCGAATCCTTTAATTGGGCGCCCAATGGACAAGACATCGTCTTCGTCGAGGCCGATGACACCAATACCCGCAAGATCGAAATCGCCTATGACTCCGGCGGCGAGGCGCACAAGGACCGGTTCACCCGAGCCTTCCCCGGCGATCTGCTGACGCGCCGTCGTGTCGGCTTGGTCAACGTCGCAAGCGGCGCGACACGCTGGTTCGAGCGGCCAGACGCCGAGGATGCCATCTGGGGTTATGGCGTGTCGCCCGACGGCGCATCGCTGTTTGTCAGCAGTAGCGACCTCTCGATCAAGCACCACACCATTTTCATGTTCGACGTGGCGACGAGCACCCGCTCGGTGTTTTACGCCGTGCACGACCCGGTCAAAATCCGCCCGGACTGGCAGGTTGCGTTCGCGCCTGATGGCAATGGCCTGATCGTTTTGACCGACCGCGATGGCTTCAACCATCTCCATGCCCTGCCGACCGCAGGCGCAGCGCTTGAGCCGCTGACCTCCGGCCCATGGGAAATCGCCGATTTCGCCGTGGATGCGGGCAATGGCCTGATCTATTTCACTGCCAACGAAGCCCATCCGGCCGAGCGGCACCTTTATTCGGTCAGCCTCACCGGCGGCGCAGTCACGCGCCTGACTGGTGCCGCTGGCATCCACGTTCCAACCTTCACCGCCGATTTCAGCGCCTTCGCAGATCTCTTCAGCGATGACATGACGCCGCCCGAACTGTTCGTGCAGGCTCTCCCCGGCACAAACGAACCCGTGCAGGTGACGCACTCACCTCTGCCTGCCTTTGCCGAACATCGCTGGGCCGAGGTGCGCTATGTGCCGTTCAAGAGCCATGTCGATGGCGCCGAGCTGATGGCGCGGGTCATGCTGCCGCATGGCTTTGAGGCCAACGGCAAGCACCCCATGGTGGTCGGCTCGGTCTATTCCGATGGTCTGCTCAACCAGTGGGGCGGTCGCGCGGCCCATCCAAGCTGGGGCATTGACCAATATCTGGCCTCGCGCGGCTTTGTGGTCGTCAGCCCCGAAATCCGTGGCAGCTTCGGTCGCGGCCGTGAGTGGAACCGCGCCATGCTCAACAGCTATGGCACGCAGGACATCGACGACATCGCCGATTGCGTCACCACGCTGACCGATCTCGGCTATGCGGACGCCAGGCGCGTCGGCCTCTGGGGCTCCAGCTATGGTGGCCTGATGACGCTGATGTCGCTGTTCAAAAAGCCCGGCTTTTATGCAGCAGGCTTTGCCGGCGCCCCCGCCACCAATGTCTGGCACGCTTATCCCGAACAGGGCTGGATCATGGGTCTGGCCGAAGGCGAAGACTTCATCGAGCGCTATCGCGCCCAGTCGGCCCTGTTCCACAGCGAGGGGCTAGAGGACAAACTGACCATCATCCACGGCACCAAGGACGAAGTCGTCCTCTATGCCGACACCATTGCGCTGGTGGAAAAACTGATCGCCCAGGGCAAGAAGTTCGAACTGGTCAGCCTACCCGGCACCGGCCATGCCTGGTCCAAACACAGCCGAACCCTGACCCGCTTCGCCTATGGCAAGCTGGCAGATTTCTTCGAGACTGCTCTGAAGGCGTAG
- a CDS encoding amidohydrolase family protein, protein MAAIAFTNATVFDGRSDQAVPGMNVLVVDGRIEAVSDKPFTGNSITEYDVGGRTLMPGLIDCHVHVYAINLVAEHDRNIPLTEMTARAVPRIRKMLDRGFTSVRDVAGGDVGMRNAIAQGYIPGPRLFVGGPALSQIGGHGDHRSTTDNRTDIDMNASAFNFTCRIVEGVENLRSVVRNEMRKGVDHIKVLASGGVGSPTDAIDATQFTEDEIRAVVQEAAVRGKYVCAHAYESAAIAHSIRAGVRTIEHANLINRQTAAMVAAADAFIVPTLVAYEVTAQHGEALGLSPVVMEKLNMVNDAGIAMLSLCESENVQLGFGTDLMGDMEFAQLQELTIRARAQRPVDVLKSATSVNAKIVQRSDLGVIAPGAIADILVVDGDPLKDISVLTETDKNMRMIMKDGVVYKTDLQPK, encoded by the coding sequence ATGGCAGCTATCGCTTTCACCAACGCCACCGTGTTTGACGGCCGCAGCGACCAGGCCGTTCCGGGCATGAATGTGCTGGTTGTGGATGGCCGTATCGAAGCGGTCAGTGACAAGCCGTTCACCGGCAATTCGATCACTGAATATGACGTGGGCGGCCGCACCCTGATGCCTGGCCTGATCGACTGCCATGTCCATGTCTACGCCATCAATCTGGTCGCCGAACACGATCGCAATATCCCGCTGACCGAAATGACGGCCCGTGCCGTTCCCCGCATCCGCAAGATGCTCGATCGCGGTTTTACGAGCGTGCGCGACGTGGCCGGCGGCGATGTCGGCATGCGCAATGCCATCGCCCAGGGCTACATTCCCGGCCCACGTCTGTTCGTTGGCGGCCCCGCGCTCAGCCAGATCGGTGGGCACGGCGATCACCGTAGCACGACCGATAATCGCACCGACATCGACATGAATGCCAGCGCCTTCAACTTCACCTGCCGCATCGTCGAGGGCGTTGAAAACCTCCGCAGCGTCGTGCGCAACGAAATGCGCAAGGGCGTCGATCACATCAAGGTTCTGGCCTCGGGCGGCGTTGGGTCACCCACGGACGCCATCGACGCGACCCAGTTCACCGAAGACGAAATCCGCGCCGTGGTGCAGGAAGCGGCTGTGCGCGGCAAATATGTCTGCGCCCATGCCTATGAAAGCGCCGCGATTGCCCACTCGATCCGGGCCGGCGTGCGCACCATCGAACACGCCAACCTGATCAACCGCCAGACCGCCGCCATGGTCGCCGCCGCCGATGCCTTCATCGTGCCAACGCTGGTTGCCTACGAAGTAACCGCGCAGCATGGCGAGGCGCTAGGCCTGTCGCCGGTGGTGATGGAAAAGCTCAACATGGTCAACGATGCCGGCATCGCCATGCTCAGCCTCTGCGAGTCCGAAAACGTCCAGCTCGGTTTCGGCACCGATTTGATGGGTGACATGGAATTTGCCCAGCTGCAGGAACTGACCATCCGCGCCCGCGCCCAGCGTCCGGTCGATGTGCTGAAATCGGCAACGTCGGTCAACGCCAAAATCGTGCAGCGCTCGGACCTCGGCGTCATCGCGCCCGGCGCCATTGCCGACATCCTGGTGGTCGATGGCGACCCGCTCAAGGACATTTCGGTGCTGACCGAAACCGACAAGAACATGCGCATGATCATGAAGGACGGCGTGGTCTACAAGACCGACCTGCAGCCCAAGTAG
- a CDS encoding ABC transporter substrate-binding protein encodes MRNRVAATLAFGGLTLALMSSIAVSAQEAKTGGTLRVLGTAEIDRFDTVPPATADTGSFFRATTRQLINFAASTDPEEQIAPQADLADSVPVPTDEGKTYTFKLRQGANWNAPSGARQIVAGDVERGFMRLCNPFIPAPAVSYFEDLVVGFAEFCAGFSTVEPTVEAMKAYIEANDIEGIETPSDDTVVFRLKYAANDFIYLLTLPVTTPAPVEVLDYLPDSPEYRSNYISNGPYTISAYVPDTQVTLSRNPAWTAESDPLRKAYVDVIEVIAGVQPDAAMQQLQSGDGDMLYDINVPPVTVQMLTMQGDDKISTLAEGSSRMIWINTVSENNGGALRDPLVRQALNYAVDKAAVVQQLGGPEFATPLNGIFPLGILGHHDFAPYPTPNDQGDAERARALLAEAGYPDGLSLKMPFRNAGNGASEAQVLQASLEAAGFKIELVPTPPSDFYPRLITNFDNALNGVWDLVPSGWSPDWPGGAARSIFQPQYTYEGTHGTFNFSDYNNEEANVIAAKALSTTDLGEAALLWNQVDEIVMANPPTVPLISQTTVLYHGAGVQNFLPYAAGGNGDWTNVWLNR; translated from the coding sequence ATGAGAAATCGCGTAGCTGCCACCCTGGCTTTCGGGGGACTAACACTTGCCTTGATGAGTTCCATTGCTGTCTCTGCCCAGGAAGCAAAGACCGGTGGCACGCTGCGGGTTCTGGGAACCGCCGAGATCGACCGGTTCGATACGGTCCCACCAGCCACCGCCGATACCGGCAGCTTTTTCCGCGCCACCACGCGCCAGCTGATCAACTTTGCCGCGTCCACCGACCCGGAAGAGCAGATTGCACCACAGGCCGACCTGGCTGACAGCGTTCCCGTACCGACCGACGAGGGCAAGACCTATACGTTCAAGCTGCGTCAGGGCGCCAACTGGAATGCGCCAAGCGGCGCGCGCCAGATCGTTGCCGGCGACGTCGAACGCGGCTTCATGCGCCTGTGCAACCCGTTCATTCCAGCGCCAGCCGTGTCGTATTTCGAAGACCTGGTCGTCGGCTTTGCCGAATTCTGCGCCGGGTTCTCGACTGTCGAGCCAACCGTCGAGGCCATGAAGGCCTATATCGAAGCCAATGATATCGAAGGCATCGAAACCCCTTCAGACGACACCGTGGTCTTCCGCCTCAAGTATGCGGCGAACGACTTCATCTACCTGCTGACGCTGCCCGTCACGACCCCGGCGCCCGTCGAGGTGCTCGACTATCTGCCCGATAGCCCGGAATATCGCAGCAACTACATTTCGAACGGCCCCTACACGATCAGCGCTTACGTCCCTGACACGCAGGTGACCCTGAGCCGCAACCCAGCCTGGACCGCCGAGAGCGATCCGCTGCGCAAGGCCTATGTCGATGTGATCGAAGTGATCGCCGGTGTTCAGCCTGACGCTGCCATGCAGCAGCTGCAGTCTGGCGATGGCGACATGCTCTATGACATCAATGTCCCACCGGTCACGGTTCAGATGCTGACCATGCAGGGCGACGACAAGATCTCGACGCTCGCCGAAGGGTCTTCGCGCATGATCTGGATCAACACCGTTTCGGAAAACAATGGCGGCGCGCTGCGCGATCCGCTGGTGCGTCAGGCGCTGAACTATGCCGTCGACAAGGCCGCTGTGGTGCAGCAGCTGGGCGGTCCAGAGTTTGCAACGCCGCTCAACGGCATTTTCCCGCTCGGCATTCTCGGCCACCACGACTTTGCGCCCTACCCGACTCCGAACGATCAGGGCGATGCGGAACGCGCTCGTGCACTGCTGGCCGAAGCAGGTTATCCCGATGGCCTGTCGCTCAAGATGCCATTCCGCAATGCCGGTAACGGCGCTTCGGAAGCTCAGGTTCTGCAGGCAAGCCTTGAAGCTGCCGGCTTCAAGATCGAGCTGGTCCCGACCCCGCCATCTGACTTCTATCCACGCCTGATCACCAATTTCGACAACGCGCTGAACGGCGTGTGGGACCTGGTGCCGTCGGGCTGGTCGCCAGATTGGCCGGGTGGTGCTGCCCGCTCGATCTTCCAGCCGCAATACACCTATGAAGGCACGCACGGCACGTTCAACTTCTCCGATTACAACAACGAAGAAGCCAACGTGATCGCTGCCAAGGCTCTGTCGACGACCGATCTTGGCGAGGCCGCACTGCTGTGGAACCAGGTCGATGAAATCGTCATGGCCAACCCACCGACCGTGCCGCTGATCTCCCAGACCACCGTGCTCTATCACGGCGCCGGCGTTCAGAACTTCCTGCCCTACGCGGCCGGTGGCAATGGCGACTGGACCAATGTCTGGCTAAACCGCTAA
- a CDS encoding TAXI family TRAP transporter solute-binding subunit, with product MKQLLVPAMAATALFGLALPAAAQQQQFITIGTGGVTGVYYAAGGAICRLMNETRADHGFRCSVESTAASVYNLNAIRQGELDFGVTQTDVMYYAVNGEADFAERGAWDGLRAVFSLHPEPFTLVARGDAGIANFEDLAGKRVNIGAPGSGTQTSMDIILNSSGMSRDDFSLTSELRPDEHGAALCDNQIDAFFYGVGHPSANIADPTTTCNAKLVSLQGDFIDSLVADNAYYASATIPGGTYSNNPDDVNTFGVLAALAVSEDTSEDAVYALVSSVFENFASFKALHPALANLSEADMIVDGLSAPLHPGAARYYTERGWL from the coding sequence ATGAAGCAATTGCTTGTTCCAGCCATGGCCGCGACCGCGCTTTTTGGTCTGGCGCTGCCAGCCGCCGCCCAACAACAGCAGTTTATCACCATCGGAACGGGTGGCGTCACGGGCGTCTATTATGCCGCCGGTGGTGCTATCTGCCGCCTCATGAACGAGACCCGTGCCGATCACGGTTTCCGCTGCTCGGTCGAATCCACGGCCGCTTCGGTGTACAACCTCAACGCCATCCGCCAGGGCGAACTGGACTTTGGCGTCACCCAGACCGACGTGATGTATTACGCCGTCAACGGCGAGGCCGACTTTGCCGAACGCGGCGCCTGGGACGGCCTGCGCGCCGTGTTCTCGCTGCATCCTGAGCCGTTCACACTGGTGGCACGCGGCGATGCTGGCATTGCCAATTTTGAAGACCTGGCGGGTAAGCGCGTCAATATCGGCGCACCGGGTTCGGGCACCCAGACGTCGATGGACATCATCCTCAACTCATCAGGCATGTCGCGAGATGACTTCTCCCTGACTTCGGAACTGCGCCCTGACGAGCATGGCGCCGCGCTGTGCGACAACCAGATCGACGCGTTCTTCTACGGCGTCGGCCATCCGTCCGCCAACATCGCCGACCCAACCACCACCTGCAATGCGAAGCTTGTGTCACTGCAGGGCGACTTCATCGATAGCCTCGTGGCAGACAATGCCTACTATGCCAGCGCCACCATTCCAGGCGGCACCTATTCCAACAATCCGGACGATGTGAACACGTTCGGCGTGCTGGCCGCTCTGGCCGTGTCGGAAGACACCTCGGAAGACGCCGTCTATGCGCTGGTCAGCTCGGTGTTTGAAAACTTCGCCTCGTTCAAGGCGCTGCATCCAGCACTCGCCAATCTGAGCGAAGCCGACATGATCGTTGATGGTCTGTCTGCGCCGCTCCATCCGGGCGCTGCTCGCTACTACACAGAGCGCGGCTGGCTCTAA